In Rutidosis leptorrhynchoides isolate AG116_Rl617_1_P2 chromosome 6, CSIRO_AGI_Rlap_v1, whole genome shotgun sequence, the DNA window AAGAAAAGAGTGTGGGCAAGTTACCTGCTTGGCATGCTCCAAATATATGGTTCTTCATTATATCAGTCATCAGCGCGTCTAGTTTTTGTTTAAATAACCTGGTGACAATTTCCGGGCGGTCTGGTGATCTCTGGCCCTCAATATAGCAGAGCATAGTCTTAATTTCAGGCTACCTAGGGTTAGAAGTGAAGGTGATGAATAAATCGAGATTGTCATATTCCTGACATAAAGCCATCGAGTCTTGGTAGTTTTGCACCATATATCGCGGACTACCTGTATGGGAAGATGGTAAAATTATTCGCTTTTCGATTGAAGCAGCTGATCAATCCATAATTAgctatgttacttaattacggattgagtgcaataagaatgtaatggaggatggaatgtttgatgattattttgggccccgatgatcatctttcactttaactatcaagtgatcaaccacccctacccggtcttgattgttaattagcttaattcacctttacgcggtgtaaaaatcccttgggcaagatcacaagtggaaattacaaaggcttaggcaaaatggcagaaaatcaacaacctataaatgagaggccaagcattCTATTTATAGTGTTCAAGATATCCGCGATCCGCGGATTGCTTATCCTtccgcgaaaactcagcggattGAACCGCAGTCCCCGATTAGTGTGGAAACACAGCTGCTATGCTTATTTTCAGCGGATACTTCATGACTTTGCATTATAGTCCGCATAACTCTGCTCTTGGATtttggcaaataaaatatacatatataatgctatgtatatgatcaacagCAGATGTGTCGCCCCTCGTGACAGCATCACAAACATTATTGTAGAGGTCAATGCGGAGTTCATTTTGGTGGTGGCGTAACCATTTCAACCGCTGCTCTTCTACAGCCGTATAAGCGTCCACCAGGTACTGTTGGAATAGTCGTCCACCTTAAGAATAGTTGTGGCCTCACTTTCACGTTGTTGAATTCTATAACAATAGAACTCTCTCATGGTGACGTGACCGCGGTTTGTTTTTTGCCTTCCACTATTATTGTGATATGGTATTTCTTCATGGTAGCCAGTTTCCCCATAGGGGAAAAGTAACGGGTATTGCAATGCCATGTATAACTGGTGTAGTTTCGAGATTCTTTGTGGTGAATAGTTGTTTTCCTGGACGATGATATCTCGTGTAGAGTTACAGTAACCAAAGTCGCTCGTGATTAGTGCAGCCACTTCAGTGACGTTGGGTGAGTTGTACTGACGGGAGCTGGTTGCCTTAGCGATCAAACGGAGGCTGCACTCAGAACCTCTATTGTCAGCTGACCAATCTCGGGCCATACGAAAAGCTTGTGCTACAGCGCTTGATTCATCAAGCATGCCAATGAGATTGTTGGTTAACGTTTCATCTATTGACTCTCTTGAGTTATTGCCCAGAAAAGCAGACATGCGGTTTTTTGCCTCATTTCGGGTGTCATGAAAATACAATTGTACATATCTTGGTTGACGCCCTTCCTCCGGTAGAAGTGAACCAATTCTGTGGTATGTCTGACCGCTTATTCTAAAGGTATATGGACCTCGCCCCCGGTTGATAGAATGATCTATTCTTGTCCCGAAAGACGTAAAAGAAAACATGCTGTTATAAATTAGTATCTGTTCTCAGAATTTGGCAGTTGCAGGGTCATTGTAATCGAGCAGGCTTTTTAGGAGTGGAGGAGGATCCTTCAATTTTGGCAGGAGTACTTTACCATTCTGGCAACACATCGAGAATACTGGGCTGGAAGTGTTTTTAGGTTTGTTGTTCCGCTCCTCATACCACATTATTGCGTTACAGTTGCAGCATTTGTGAGCTGGGGGACCGTGATTATGATAACAGACCGCTGCGCCTAACAAATTCACAAAATATAATTTTAGATGTGTGTAGCAAATTCAGATGGTAAAAGATGATTACATGCCAATTAAGCCAAAAAATATATCCATCTATATATACGTGTTGGATATCTATTTGTAAACT includes these proteins:
- the LOC139853536 gene encoding uncharacterized protein, giving the protein MSAFLGNNSRESIDETLTNNLIGMLDESSAVAQAFRMARDWSADNRGSECSLRLIAKATSSRQYNSPNVTEVAALITSDFGYCNSTRDIIVQENNYSPQRISKLHQLYMALQYPLLFPYGETGYHEEIPYHNNSGRQKTNRGHVTMREFYCYRIQQRESEATTILKVDDYSNSTWWTLIRL